gtgtttttgattttggccattcttataggtataagatggaatctcagagttgttttgatttgcatttctctgatggttaaggatgttcaACATTTCAGCCATTTTAGGCCATTTTGTTTAGGTCTCTACTCCATTCTTTATTGGATTatgtattcttttgatgaccaatttcttgagttctttgtatattttggagatcagtcctctgtccgatgtggggttggtgaagatcttttcccattctgtaggctgccattttgtcttgttgaccatgtcctttgctttatagaagcttctcagtttcaggaggttccatttattaattgtttctctcagtgtctgtgctactggggttttatttaggaagtggtctcctgtgccaatgtgttcaagtgtatttctcactttctcttctataaggttcagtgtggctggctttatgttggggtctttgatccatttggacttgagttttatgcatggtgatagatatggatctatttcattcttctccatgttgctatccagttatgccatcaccatttgttgaatttcctttcttttttccattttatatttttgtttctttgtcaaaaatcagatgtttgaaGATGTATGGATTACTATCCAGGTCTTTGGTTCAGTTCTATttgttctcctgtctgttcttatgccaataccaggctgttttcggtactgtagctttgtagtagacattgaagtcagggattgtgatacccccagaagttcttttattatacagaattgtttaggctattctgggtttttttgcttttccatatgaagttgagtgccattatttcaaggtctgtgaagaattttgctgggattttgatgggcattgtactgaatctgtagattgcttttggtaagattcccatttttactatgttaattctacctactcaagagcatgggagattgttccattttctggtgtcttcttcaatttctttcttcaaagatataaagtccttgtcatacaggtcttccacttgtttggttagagctactcaaagatattttatgttatttatagcTATGGTGAAGGATGATGGTTCTCTGACTTCTTTTTTagcctatttatcatctgtgtgaACAAGgactatggattttttttttgtgtgtgttaaccttgtatcctgttacattatcgaaggtgtttatgagttacAGACAttccttggtagagtttttggggtcccttatgtaaactatcatatcatcagcaaataatgaaagtttgaccttcttcttcttttttttttttgtcttattgctctagctagaacctcaagtactatattgaatagatatggagaaaatggacaaccttgtcttggtcctgatttcagtgggatcgctttgagtttctctccatttagtctgATGTTGgttattggcttgctgtatattgtctttatcaTGTTTAGGTGTATTCCTTGTTTCCCTGctgtctccaagacttttatcatgaaggaatgatgtattttgtcaaagactttttcagtaTTTATTGAGAAGatcttgtggggttttttttttcagtttgtttatatggtggattacattgacagactttcctatgttgaaccatccctacatctctgggatgaagctgacctgatcatggtggatgatttttctgaagtgttcttggattcggtttgccagtattatactgagtatttttgcatcaatgttcatgagtgagactggtctgcaattctctttcttagtgatgtctttgtgtggtttggatatcagggtaattgtagccttatCAAAAGAGtctggcaatgtttcttctgtttctattatgtggaataatttgaggagtagaggtattaattcttctttgaaaatcttgtagaattctgtgctgaaaccatctagcCCTGGTTTTTTtgtgttgggagacttttgatgactgtttctatttctttagcagttataagtctatttagtttgcttatttggtcttgatttaattttagtaagtgatatttatccagaaaaatgtccatttcctttaaattttccaattttgtggtgtataggtttttgaaatatgacctaattgttctctggatttcctccatgtctattgttatgtccctcttttcatttctgattttgttcatttagatattctctctttgccttttggttagtttggataaaggtttgtctattttgttgattttgtcaaAGAACCACCTCttggtttcattgattctttatattattttctttgtttttactttgttgatttcagctctcaatttgattatttcctgtcagcTGGTCTTCCTGGGTTCTGCTGCCAttgttaatgatgcaaagacgAGTTACATTTGTTTGCGCTGCCATTTGTTTTAGTTATGTAACAATGTGCTGTCTTtattttaccttgtctgcctaaggcacctgattgttcTTATAAAGAGCTGAAGGGCTAAGAGTAGGCAGAGGAAGGATGGGCAGGGCTGATTGGCAGAAAGGGAAGTAGGAGGGGAAATCTAGGcttggggagaaagaaggagaaagggagagaacgagggaggaagagagggacaaGCCcagagccagaagccaggcaaCCACCAGTCAGACATGAGAAGCAGCGAATGttagatatacagaaggaaaaacagGTTTAAAAGCCCCAAAGGAAACACAGATGAAGAggaacaggttaagttataagagctactgAGGCAAGCATAAGATAAAGATGAGAATACatagctaataagaagtctccttgtcatgatttgggagctggttggtggcccgaAAGAAAAAGGCTGCTACAATTGTGTGAACATATGAatacaaataaaaggaaagctattggaattttatttgtttatgtgtaggTGCATCTACCCACACACCTGCGTCCAGGtactcatggaggtcagaagagagcatcccattcactggagctggaattacaggtggttgtgaaccacacGACTTGGATGCTGGGACTGAAACTCtcatcttctgaaagagcagcaagtacacTTACCCACAgatccatccctccagcccccttgaaaCTGCTAGTATTCTCTCacgttctttaaaataaaattgcagaACGAGTTTTCAATATGCTTAGATATATTTGCACGTGTTTCCCCCAAACAGCAAACATACATAGAGACTTGCCATAAACACTTATTTAAATGTTTCTCCTCCAGTAGTTTGAAGTTGAAAAAATGGGGGTAAACTGAGTCAGGGCAGAGGAGAAGAATGAGGAGAAAAGGCAGGCGAATCCAGGGTAGCTGTAGTGTTCTTTTGCTGTCCTGGGGAGTCAGGCAGGGCACCGGGAGCTACTGAGCTATGGTTGGAGAAGCCTTCTGTCACAGCAGGCAGGTGGGCTGGACCACAGTGACCACACCACCCCATTTCCTTTGCCCCATTATCACACTGAGCTGTGTCACTGGCTAGCCTTTGGGTCGGAAGATCTGACTTTAGACCCACCGCTGTGAAGGAGACCAGGACATTTCGTCTCATGCACACATTTGTCACTTTAACCACATGGGGGGAGGAAAAGGCCACAAAGTATCATGTTAGTATGAACACAGTCAAGGTACttgtgtttaaagaaaaaaaaatatcattagtGTTGCAAAGACTTTCCATGATTCCACACCCGCCCTGAGAGCCCCCTCTCACCACAGGAAGTGTGCTGACCAATGGAGGGGGCAAATAAAAGGGGCTCCTGGGGAGTCTGCTCCACACTCTTGCACAGCGCAGCAAGACCTCAGCCATGAGACTTCTCCTCCTGACTTTCCTGGGAGCCTGCTGCCTCACCACGTGCTCTGTAGAAGGTAAGTTGAGCAGCTGTTGCCGGGACAAGGGCCAGGTGTGCTCAGATACTAGGCTTGATTGACTTGGGTTTTGATTAGAATAAACTCCTTTGTCCAGGGAAGCCTCAGACTTCCCATATGCACAAAAGGAATGCTAGTTTCAACTCTCAGCCAGTCTAGGCTTAtgcttatttacttaaaattgaGTGTTATATTCTGTCTATACACTGAGCACTGTGAGCTGGaattaaaatggaataaatcTGATTGTTTTTTACTGATGACTATTTAAGCACATCCAATCTCCtcataatgatattttattaatgCTGGCAATGATTACAATGGGttgcttgcttttgtttactTCATTTTGATCTGATAAATTCTCAGTCTCTTTAAGTTTCATTGCACTGGGGAATGAGGTCCAGACGGGAAGCAAATCTATGTTTTCTACTTGAAAACATCAAGCATACAATGACCAGGAGCTCATATTTTCATATTAAGAAAATCAATATTATCCTTAACAAAATAGAGGAATCTGCCAATATTGCTGTGAACATTACCGTTTATGATAGACTTCTTGACTTTGTAAGACAGCCTCTGATACTGAGTGGGAcagataatccagactctgttGACTAACGAACCTGGAAGACATGCCCAGGTGGGATGCAGATGCACTGAGCTGTAGCTGAACGTTTCAGCTGATGTTTCCTAAAGGGTCACCTTCTCCTTCCGGCTGGAGTTATAGACCTATTTGTATTCTGTTCTGCACACTTAGACTATAATACCATAACTTCATCATAGATTCTACAAGCATAAAGGGAATAAAGGGAACACATTCTGGAAATCCATGACATTGGGCAAAAGAAATACTGATGAAGGGAAAAAACTTCAAGAATATTCAGTTAGGTCTCACACTGCTAAAAGGCTGGCATTTTTTGCTGAGATGGGATGTGCAGCTCTCcgctgcttttgtttgcttgtttcctgAGACCTGCTGGGGTTCAGGCCAGGGCTGACTTGGTGACAGTCTTCAGGAGCTAGGGAACTGGAGACTTGTTCTCAGATTCCCAAGCTTTCTCCTTGCAGGAGTTTTAAAAACCTTACTGGTATCTTAGTGATGTCAAAACAGGCAAAAATGCATCTTTGCTTTGAATTAATCCTTCAGCATGTGTGAAGTGACGCTttatcagcccccccccccccggcattGCTGAGAAGCTGTAGAAGTCCTGGTGAGGACAATGTGGTTCTGCTGGCCCTTGACATCCATGTACACTCGACTCAGAGACATGTTGTTCTTAAACAGTGAAAGAAAGCTAAAAGAAGCAGATTTTCTCTGAGTCCAGAGAAGTTTAGCATAAAACAATATTGGCAGAGGGCAAAGAATGGGCAGGTTGGCACCGAGAACAAAGCAAAGGAGCCATGAAGGAAAGAGGTGTGAGCACCCAGCCTCTAGTGCCATATGGTAGACAAAGGCCTTCCTGTGGCAGCAGCGCTCCAGTTCAGACTTGATCGTTATCAGGATGACTTGAGGTCTGGCAGCTGTGAAGCGCCCAGCAGCAACTCTAGCTACCAAGGGAATTAGCACTTAGAAACTTTGCCTATTTAGATGTTACCAACTCCTTAGTCTCCTTGACTCTCCCGGAATAGTTTTCCTTGTGTAATGGAGGGTTGTGTTAAGAACTCGAAGAATTTAATCCCTCCTGGGTCGGATCCTTTAATGGCAAATCCTGAGGAAACTCTCCCCTCCCGGTGTCTTACATGTAACTGTTACAAATGAGAACATGTATATTTGTTCAGGCAAAAATGTACTGGGTTCTCCCCTTGACTATAGCTTGCTCAGATCACCCTTTATTGCAACCCTCTTTTACTTAATTTACAGCAAAGTTAGCATTTGACATGATCTcctttgtctctgttttcctGGCTACCTTACTATAATATGGGCTCCATTAAACAGTCAGTGTCAGTGCCCATCTGAAATAGTGCCTTTGACTTTTGGAACACAAAAGGACACGGCTAAGTAAGTAGCTGTTGAGAGTGTCCCCAAGGACTCTGCTGTCATAGTTATCTTAATGGAAATATACAAAGATGGATACCACCCTGttactatgtatttatttttgagacgaTGCCTCCTGGACACAGTTCTAGCCGGCcctaaactcactctgtagatcacacAGAGAGTCACCCGCCTCTGGCCCCCATTGCTGGAactaaaggagtgcaccaccacacaaGACCACATTGTTACTTTTACTAAGAAATTCCTGAAACAATACTACTGATCTCTTAAAAATCAGCCAGACATTCACCTCAATATGTAGTGAACAAGAGACCCAGGATGCCAATGGGAATTATTTCTTCCCCAAAAGAACAAGCAGTTTTATACTCCTGGTATATTTTAGAGTAATCTAATAAGTGATTCTGAACTTGATACTTGTCGAGTTGCAGTTTTatttatgtcttcattttcttcttctaggcgTGGGGACTGAAGCCCTAGAAGagagtttctgtgtgagcttAAGGACCCAGCCGCTGCCGGTTCAGAGAATCAAGACCTATACCATCAGGGAGGGCATATTGAAAGCAGTTATGTGAGTATCTACTCAAAGATGTTCCTATCTAGAAATGCAATAGGAAGAAGTGTTGCCCCCCTCAGGAAAAATAGGGCACCATGGAGGAACGCTCAGCATAGCCACTAGCCCAGTCTGTTTATATCAATCTTGTCTTTCACTGTCCTGTCCAATGatgattattgaaaaaaaatagaagaatacACAccccctttttcctcttttgctCACCAGATGAGTCTGACTAGAAAATAGATGGACACTGTGTCCAGTTCTGATGGTCAGCCCAGGCTAGGACTTGCTCAAATAGCCAGACTAATGTAAGATACTTAGTGTTTAGAGCAGCACACCTTGTATGTGGTTATACCTCAAGGGAACACATCCAGAACTTTCCTACTGCCTTCCAGAACCCCGTGTTCAGAAGGAGCAGCTCTCTCTCTGATGCATGCTTAGAGTTTCTCTCTTAGAAACTCATGGACATTATCTCCAGTTCCCCCAAGGAGGTGGACAGTTCCAGGCTGGAAAAGGAAGGAGGTGCGGATCAGCTGAACTAAGTGGTCCTAGGAGTCCACTTTAGCTCCAGTGTTTGGTTATATTGGTGAATGACAGCCGCCAACAGCTGGCTGTCACCTGGAGATTTCCCTCCATTTCCTAAAACAGATGACAGAATAAAGATGCTCATGGGTTATTTCAGGGTTTGAAAGATGGTTTCTTCGGCTGACTTCTGTCCAGATCTTCTTTCATTGGACAGTACAGCTAACACTATCTCTTTTTTGCATCCTAGCTTTGTCACCAGACGAGGAGTGAAAATCTGTGCTGATCCACATGCCCAGTGGGTGAAAGCAGCGATCAGAACTGTGGACAAGAGGAAGAACATAACTGAAACTAGTCCCACGAGAGTCCAGCGGTCCACCAGCTCAGCCATGACCGTGTCTGGGTAGTGCTCTCTGGGACAGTGTTCCCTCAACAGCCGAGTAGCTCATCTCAGTTCACAGGCTCATGGACTAATTGTGCTACATTTACTTTTTACGAAATGTTGcatgaataaagttgtttattattatttttatggcattcattttaaatgttataagtaataaatatttattattgagGATGGGtctatatttcatttattatacagAGGGAAAGGTAATATATCgtttatttctgtctctttggCCTCTGTCCctcctgctctctgtctcttgtACCTCTGGTTTCCATGATGGGAGATATTTGGGCGAGTGTCTATGGGGATGAAAGCtggctctatcactcttgggttCAGCATGCAATAGTTCTCCGCCAGTGAGCTACAAATTGTAGTGTGCCAGTGCCAGTCACCATCCGGTTCAATCTCATAGTAGAGGGTTGTTTATCAAAGTTGTGAGAAACCATCCAGCTGTCCTCACATTGCCATTCCAAGCAATAACAGCTCAGAAAGCAGCTCCATTCCTCCTTAACTTGAGCAAAATCCCTTACCTCTTGGTAAGTTGGTCAAGCAGTGGGAAAAACATTAAAGTATGCAGGGTAATATGTGAACTTGTAGGAAAAGCAGAGCCTTGGGCGCACAGCAACAAATCTGTTTAGATGTTGCCGTGTAGGGGATGTCTGGACAGCTTTCACCTTGAAGAAAATCTGATACCAGAAGGACAAGCCAGAGTATCCAGTTCCATCACCTTCCCGGCAAGGAAAACATGCAGCATGTATGAAAGATTGCGGAGGAGAAAGACCTTGATGCGCTAAGAAAGTGTAAGCATTTACTACACCCGAGAGACAAAATGGAGGCAGCACAACAATGCAAAGGGGCAAAGGGAGGTTGGAGAGACACTGGAGACCTGGGAAGGTCCTGCCTTCCAGACCCGTGAGTgtgtatttcattttaaagtcacTGGGGAATTCTACTGACTGATCAGTTTACAGTATAGAGAACAAGACAAGGGCCAAGAAGCCAGTTAGCAGGCGACTCTGGACTTTGTGACCTTTGAACCTGGCCCGGCAGGCTCAGCTCTCCATGCCAAGTGCCCAGGTCAACAAACTCCTCTTCACTTTCTCCTGTGCATATGCCCAGGATCAGGATACAAGACAATTGCACACACGGTTTCTTAGGATTTGCATTACTTACTGGTTATGATCAGATCTGCAGGCAAAAATTGTAGCTAACTACCTGGGGGAAGTAGCAGTTAAGGTTGAGAAGGAACACACCCTATATCAGTGTACTTACAGAGGATCCTCACCTGAGACTGTTTTGATTTATTCAATTCTTGAGTGTTTGTAGAACTCTACAGAGCATGCGGGACTAGGATCTACTTAGCTGTCATGATGCAGGTGACTGTCATCAAAGTCATTCCCAGTTGGGTGTTTCAGACAGCCAAACTCATGGCTTCTCTCATCTGATGTCATCTGGCTAGGTGAggtccctcccaagtgctggatcaGCTCCTGGGCTTCCCTCTGTTAAAGCTTCTATTGCCCTGAGCATCATTTTATTTGAGGTCGTGAACTTGATGTCTAGCTAATACATGGTAAAATATCTGAACATGATAGGTGTCCAATTAATTTTTTatgaacatcacacacacaactcatacacacacacacacacaactcatacACACATCTATCTGTCTAATAAATACTCAATACTCAATGTAAAATGGTAGAGTGG
The sequence above is drawn from the Chionomys nivalis chromosome 5, mChiNiv1.1, whole genome shotgun sequence genome and encodes:
- the Xcl1 gene encoding lymphotactin; protein product: MRLLLLTFLGACCLTTCSVEGVGTEALEESFCVSLRTQPLPVQRIKTYTIREGILKAVIFVTRRGVKICADPHAQWVKAAIRTVDKRKNITETSPTRVQRSTSSAMTVSG